A part of Actinomycetes bacterium genomic DNA contains:
- a CDS encoding helix-turn-helix domain-containing protein produces the protein MEQEKKLYTIKEVSELVGISESEIIRMVMLKKLPAIRLGKAIRINENDLEEFLNNFIGKEELAGKSEEEAPVLYTAEQVAKILKLSVDNIWNLLKTGELKGFKIREGRSSWRIPQGSIEEFIERRTQKSV, from the coding sequence ATGGAACAGGAAAAAAAATTATACACCATTAAGGAAGTTTCAGAACTGGTGGGTATAAGTGAATCCGAGATAATAAGGATGGTAATGTTAAAAAAATTACCAGCTATAAGGCTGGGTAAGGCAATAAGAATAAATGAAAATGATCTGGAGGAGTTCTTAAATAATTTTATAGGCAAAGAGGAGCTTGCCGGTAAATCTGAAGAGGAGGCTCCAGTACTATATACTGCAGAACAGGTAGCAAAAATATTGAAATTGTCGGTGGATAATATATGGAATCTTTTAAAAACCGGAGAATTAAAGGGATTTAAAATCAGAGAAGGAAGAAGCTCCTGGAGGATTCCACAGGGCAGTATTGAAGAGTTCATTGAGAGAAGAACCCAGAAGAGCGTATAG